A genomic window from Plasmodium chabaudi chabaudi strain AS genome assembly, chromosome: 8 includes:
- a CDS encoding M18 aspartyl aminopeptidase, putative yields MDKKAREYAQEAIKFIQRSGSSFMACKNLREKLESHGLIHIKEGDQWKLQKNQGYVLCKENRNICSFFVGKNFNINNGSILISIGHIDSCALKISPNNKVTKDQISQLNVECYGSGLWHTWFDRSLGLSGQVVYKKDNKLVEKIIQINKSVLFLPSLAIHLQNRTRYDFSVKVNYENHLKPILSTVLYEKLIKGNENISEKNNSSTDDEDKNSKNINSSPLLYLLANELKCKEDDILDFELCLMDTNQPCFTGVYEEFIEGARFDNLLGTFSVFEAYIELIKMIKSENNKNEPLENNLYICIGYDHEEIGSLSEIGAQSYFTKSFIERIIGNIFKNELKNNETTVDEIYGSLSSRSLILNVDMAHCGHPNYPETIQQSHHLRFHDGIAIKYNTNKNYVTSPYYACLLKRTFELYQNQYNQKIKYQNFMIKNDTPCGSTVGSMVASNLSMPGMDIGISQLAMHSIREIAAIHDIYYLIKGVFAFYAYYNQVLSTCVHDA; encoded by the coding sequence atGGATAAGAAGGCAAGAGAATATGCTCAAGAGGCCATCAAGTTTATTCAAAGAAGTGGAAGCAGTTTTATGGcatgtaaaaatttaagaGAGAAATTAGAAAGCCATGGTTTGatacatataaaagaaGGAGATCAATGGAAATTGCAAAAAAATCAAGGATATGTTTTATGTAAagaaaatagaaatatatgtagtttttttgttggaaaaaattttaatattaataatgggTCGATCCTAATATCAATTGGTCATATTGATTCATGtgctttaaaaatatcacCAAACAACAAAGTTACAAAAGATCAAATAAGTCAATTAAATGTTGAATGTTATGGATCAGGATTATGGCACACCTGGTTTGATAGAAGTTTAGGTTTGTCAGGACAagttgtatataaaaaagataataaattagTTGAAAAGattatacaaattaataaatcggttttatttttaccaAGTCTAGCTATACATTTACAAAACAGAACAAGGTATGATTTTTCAGTTAAggtaaattatgaaaatcaTTTAAAGCCAATCTTATCCACTGTATTGTATGAAAAACTTATAAAaggaaatgaaaatatttcagaaaaaaataactcGAGTACTGATGATGAAGacaaaaatagtaaaaacaTTAACTCGTCACCACTTCTTTATCTTTTAgcaaatgaattaaaatgtAAAGAGGACGATATATTAGATTTTGAGTTATGCTTAATGGATACAAATCAACCTTGCTTTACTGGTGTATATGAAGAATTTATAGAAGGGGCTAGATTTGATAACTTGCTTGGAACCTTTAGCGTTTTTGAAGCTTATAtagaattaattaaaatgataaaaagtgaaaacaacaaaaatgaacctttagaaaataatttatatatatgtattggATATGATCATGAAGAAATTGGATCGCTTAGTGAAATAGGAGCTCAATCTTATTTTACTAAAAGTTTTATTGAAAGAATAAtaggaaatatatttaagaatgaattaaaaaataatgaaacaaCTGTAGatgaaatatatggaaGTTTATCAAGTAGATCTCTTATATTAAATGTTGATATGGCTCATTGTGGTCATCCAAATTATCCAGAAACAATTCAACAAAGTCACCATTTACGTTTTCATGATGGTATTGctataaaatacaatactaacaaaaattatgtaacaTCACCCTATTATGCttgtttattaaaaagaacATTTGAACTATACCAAAATCAatataatcaaaaaattaaatatcaaaattttatgattaaaaatgatactCCATGTGGTAGTACAGTTGGATCTATGGTTGCATCAAACTTATCAATGCCAGGTATGGATATTGGAATATCTCAGCTAGCTATGCATTCAATAAGAGAAATTGCAGCTATTCatgatatttattatttgattaaAGGTGTATTCGCTTTCTATGCATATTACAATCAAGTTCTCTCCACATGTGTTCATGACGCATAA
- a CDS encoding adenylate kinase-like protein 2, putative, which translates to METLLDSETLKKYEEETNEYINKKNVEKLFDIIAKNVLINKPDNVYLYIYNNIYSFLLNKIFIIGPPSLKITSTISSAIATSFDYYHFNATHLVSSYISSNENDTQDKQSNQILINDDIICSAVKTHITNLDAKQKRGYVVEDFPKTNLQANSCLQYLPSHVFILIADEEYIYEKYEEENNIKIMLDSNNQVYDEQSNLFEIKEINTHPLKEKVKEYLRSIPGVLEVIGNNKNVINLRDVDEKDVVDQIVSMVAKNKDEWDSLFSDDTSDKDKE; encoded by the exons ATGGAAACACTATTAGATAGTGAAACTCTGAAAAAATACGAAGAAGAAACGAAcgaatatattaacaaaaaaaacgtTGAAAAACTATTTGATATTATtgcaaaaaatgttttaattaataaaccGGATAATgtatacttatatatatataacaatatatattcatttcttttaaataaaatattcataattgGACCACcttcattaaaaattacATCAACTATATCTTCGGCTATTGCTACTTCGTTTGACTACTACCATTTTAATGCGACACATTTAGTTAGCTCATACATTTCTAGTAACGAAAACGATACCCAAGATAAACAATCAAATCAAATATTAA TAAACGATGATATAATATGCTCTGCTGTTAAAACGCATATAACCAATTTAGACgcaaaacaaaaaagggGTTATGTTGTTGAAGATTTTCCAAAGACTAATTTACAAGCAAATAGCTGCCTTCAATATTTGCCTTCtcatgtttttatattaattgcTGATgaggaatatatatatgaaaaatacgaagaagaaaataatataaaaataatgttagATAGTAATAATCAGGTTTATGATGAACAATCAAATTTgtttgaaataaaagaaataaatacacaCCCTTTGAAAGAAAAAgtaaaagaatatttaag ATCTATTCCAGGCGTATTAGAAGTTATtggaaataataagaatgtaataaatttaagaGATGTTGATGAAAAAGATGTTGTCGATCAAATTGTG AGTATGGTggctaaaaataaagatgaaTGGGACTCACTATTCTCTGATGATACTTCGGATAAAGATAAAGAATGA
- a CDS encoding profilin, putative yields MEEYSWENFLNDKLLATNQVSAAGLASEEDGVVYECVAAPDENNPDFDKWSLFYKEDYDIEIEDENGNKSTKTISEGQTILTMFNEGYAPDGIWLGGTKYQFINMEKGLDYEGYSFDVATCAKLKGGMHIIKVGGGHILIVLYDEEKEQDRGNSKNAALAFSKELAESTDAGAA; encoded by the exons ATGGAAGAGTATTCATgggaaaattttttaaacgaTAAGCTTTTAGCAACAAACCAAGTTTCTGCTGCAGGATTAGCTTca GAAGAAGATGGAGTTGTATATGAATGTGTAGCAGCCCCCGATGAAAATAATCCAGACTTTGATAAATGGTCgcttttttataaagaaGATTATGATATAGAAATTGAAGATGAG AATGGCAATAAAAGTACAAAAACGATTTCAGAGGGACAAACAATTTTGACAATGTTTAATGAGGGCTATGCACCTGATGGAATTTGGCTAGGTGGAACAAAATatcaatttataaatatggagAAAGGTTTAGACTATGAGGGATATAGTTTTGATGTTGCTACGTGTGCAAAATTAAAGGGAGGTATGCACATAATTAAAGTTGGCGGTGGTCATATATTAATCGTTTTATATGATGAAGAAAAGGAGCAAGATAGgg gAAATTCTAAAAATGCAGCATTGGCATTTTCAAAAGAGTTAGCCGAAAGCACTGATGCAGGGGCCGCataa
- a CDS encoding protein MAM3, putative, translating into MQLWVIISCIVVCGVLSALFSGLSLGIMMLDTLQLNLLMLVSEKDKKELNNAKNARKILPLRNNTNQILVTFITANVMVNSAFSLLLSEVTDGFTSFIISTLIITIFGEIIPQSVCSKHGLAIGGFFAPLIHCLKFALYIFAKPISLILDHFVGKNVLNTYNKKQLKALVDMHKSAADILHEDEAKIVGSALEMSQYKVKHIMTDIDYVFGIDYNSFINYTTIKKILKSGFSRIPVLNRNRSECVVGLIHIKDLINIWFGINKIIFDNNYSFQSTKKYDKSSYINYRKKNRHSIFRVIKNASKVAEKNKSVLYTNEEYGDKKQKNKLLASNPNYVDSQAYVKINIDTDFIDENCDEPNGELKKKYMNKGKDKGKCENNKKSITQNEILNPSKLLEKKRKKIKKMYKNPYTAKNNKNMAFVEFLTDQMVDKDNKNNNNISEPDEIVFADIKKKIRMYNNINKKPIHERYLENIKKEKKSPICKEKSDKAKNAHTDGSDNQSQVDDTHNKTNLSGASKNMNADVNDFKNQYFSRTATIKENLNKEKNIEHIFLDIKNYIRITRNKDIEIPVKYILKHIGRYIYGVDYDESVLSLLSFFKNANNHFVVVRKVIYSEESDPKYSHIGITTLEDVIEILLQEEISDEFDFIKLKKGIDIPNNFIWKNSYESVNAFDAHGMSNWDPNRVEPNSSTSIEQAKRTSSSGKTIMEVDGINHSDTQSECNDELDKYSHNIKQENLKDSTVILISNKNNNKQVEPINYKKDIISFLKESIYFKYIDTQLMNKYIHGTKIYTLNKNEYLLKDNTFLNYAIIIIKGKVKNLKSNISTSGDKCFIGLEALGPCNIIELFNSIIEKRINVIKNYEEKKKKKSNNKNRISMILKKTKLYENKYPNEEETENNYIHTPSKDLSNSYVLQKNINILFKKWYTQHIYFNKITYVTETDCEYILLSKNEYMDMIIESYENNKVDEIIENS; encoded by the exons ATGCAATTATGGGTAATTATATCTTGCATCGTGGTATGCGGGGTGTTAAGCGCTTTGTTTTCGG GGCTATCCTTGGGGATTATGATGCTTGACACGCTCCAGTTAAACTTATTAATGTTGGTGTcagaaaaagataaaaaggaattaaataatgcaaaaaatgCAAGAAAAATTTTACCTTTACGTAATAACACAAATCAAATTTTAGTAACCTTTATAACTGCAAATGTAATGGTCAATTCTGCTTTTAGTTTATTATTAAGTGAAGTAACAGATGGCTTTAcatcttttattatatcaacATTgattattacaatttttggGGAGATCATTCCCCAATCTGTGTGTTCAAAACATGGGCTAGCCATTGGTGGCTTTTTTGCCCCCCTCATTCATTGCCTTAAGTTTGCTCTCTACATTTTTGCCAAGCCCATAAGTCTCATCCTGGACCATTTTGTCG GCAAAAATGTTCTTAACACGtataacaaaaaacaaCTGAAAGCATTAGTGGATATGCACAAAAGTGCAGCAGATATTTTACACGAAGACGAAGCAAAAATAGTAGGGAGTGCCCTTGAAATGTCACAATATAAAGTTAAACATATAATGACAGATATTGATTATGTATTTGGTATTGATTATAAtagttttataaattatacaactattaagaaaatattaaaaagtggATTTTCAAGAATTCCAGTTTTAAATAGAAATCGATCTGAATGTGTTGTAGgattaatacatataaaagatttaataaatatatggtttggtattaataaaataatatttgataataacTATTCTTTTCAGTCTACTAAAAAGTATGACAAATCTAgctatataaattatagaaaaaaaaataggcATAGCATATTTCGTGTCATTAAAAATGCTTCGAAAGTAgcagaaaaaaacaaatcaGTACTATACACAAATGAGGAATATGGTGACaaaaaacagaaaaataaattattggCAAGTAATCCTAATTATGTAGATAGCCAAGCCTAtgtcaaaataaatatcgaCACAGATTTCATTGATGAAAACTGTGATGAACCAAATGGcgagttaaaaaaaaaatatatgaacaaaGGAAAGGATAAGGgaaaatgtgaaaataataaaaaatcaattacacaaaatgaaattttaaacccttctaaattattagaaaaaaaacgaaaaaaaattaaaaaaatgtataaaaacCCTTATACAgccaaaaataataaaaatatggcaTTCGTTGAATTTTTAACAGATCAAATGGTAgataaagataataaaaataataataatatttcagaACCAGATGAAATAGTATTTGctgatattaaaaaaaaaataagaatgtataacaatattaataaaaaaccaATTCATGAAAgatatttagaaaatataaagaaggAAAAGAAATCTCCTATTTGTAAAGAGAAAAGTGATAAAGCAAAAAATGCACACACTGATGGAAGTGATAACCAAAGTCAAGTTGACGACACCcacaataaaacaaatcTCAGTGGTGCttctaaaaatatgaatgcCGATGTAAACGATTTTAAAaatcaatatttttcacGAACCGCTacaataaaagaaaatttaaataaagaaaaaaatatagaacatatatttttagatataaaaaattatataagaataactagaaataaagatatagaaataccagttaaatatatattaaaacatataggtagatatatatatggagTAGATTATGATGAAAGTGTATTATCTCTTttaagtttttttaaaaatgcaaataatcATTTTGTTGTTGTAAGAAAAGTTATATATTCTGAAGAATCAGATCCTAAATATTCTCATATTGGTATTACAACTTTAGAAGATGTTattgaaattttattacaagAAGAAATATCTGATGAAtttgattttataaaattaaaaaaaggtaTAGATATAcctaataattttatttggaaAAATTCATATGAATCTGTTAATGCATTCGATGCTCATGGTATGTCAAACTGGGACCCAAACAGAGTCGAACCAAACAGTAGTACCAGCATTGAACAAGCAAAAAGAACATCAAGTTCAGGAAAAACTATCATGGAAGTTGATGGTATAAATCATTCTGATACACAATCAGAATGTAATGATGAATTAGATAAATATTctcataatataaaacaagaAAATCTTAAAGATTCAACTGTCATACTAattagtaataaaaataataataaacaagtCGAAcctattaattataaaaaagatataatatcctttttaaaagaaagtatatattttaaatatatagacaCACAgttaatgaataaatatattcatggaacaaaaatatatactttaaataaaaatgaatatctACTTAAagataatacatttttaaattatgcaattattataataaaaggaaAAGTCAAAAATCtaaaatcaaatatttCCACAAGTGGAGATAAATGCTTTATTGGATTAGAAGCTTTAGGTCCTTGTAATATTATTGAACTTTTTAATAgtattattgaaaaaagaattaatgttataaaaaattatgaagaaaaaaaaaaaaaaaaaagtaacaataaaaatagaatatctatgattttaaaaaaaacaaaattatatgaaaataaatatcccAATGAGGAAGAAacagaaaataattatattcatacaCCTAGTAAAGATTTATCAAATTCATATGttcttcaaaaaaatataaatatcttatttaaaaaatggtatacacagcatatatattttaataaaattactTATGTCACAG AAACGGACTGTGAATATATACTtctttcaaaaaatgaatatatggaTATGATCATAG AGTcttatgaaaataacaaaGTTGACGAGATTATTGAAAATAGCTAG
- a CDS encoding peptide chain release factor 1, putative, protein MYRYSFSIFKKEQLKWKQTKIVYPLTILSKFSTWTDIQLTPNQQSSLMELANKTPKEKCDNNKIALKVTKIQNMSKQLKTAWEELDIYKQLLTENMELTLKKNEEPKQINTINFNEYSEVKEINYNLENISDSIVKEILDIYTNFVNLDHHLDSNEVRLEIVPGVGGQEAKMFSNELFSMYENFCKLKNYDCVIKNNKLNEEGKGISKNIIAHIKGEGVYVDFIQEIGIHRVQRIPINSKKMQTSTSIVLLFDEKQTKEKLEKKMKIPKNDFIIETKRSGGAGGQSVNKNETCVKITHKPTNIFVEVQKTSSQIQNKSIAMDMIKNKLYNFYYEQEKMNFLKDKKNQKQNGDRSEKIRTYNFSHNTVIDHIANVQYTGIDQFFKGTQLINLINKRKQLFYQNIIDDTLEYLFSYVC, encoded by the exons ATGTATCGATACTCCTTTTCTATATTCAAAAAGGAACAGTTAAAATGGaaacaaacaaaaatagtataCCCCCTTACAATATTATCTAAATTCTCAACATGGACTGACATACAATTGACCCCAAACCAACAAAGCTCATTAATGGAACTAGCCAATAAAACaccaaaagaaaaatgtgataataataaaatagcaTTAAAGGtaacaaaaatacaaaatatgtcTAAGCAATTAAAAACTGCTTGGGAAGAattggatatatataaacaactTCTAACAGAGAATATGGAACTAactcttaaaaaaaacgaagaaccgaaacaaataaatactatcaattttaatgaatattCAGAGGTGAAagaaattaattataatttagaaaatatttctgaTTCAATTGTTAAGGAAATATTggatatttatacaaattttgtaaatttggATCATCATCTTGATTCCAATGAGGTCAGGCTTGAG ATTGTTCCCGGAGTGGGGGGGCAAGAAGCCAAGATGTTCAgtaatgaattattttcgATGTACGAGAATTTTtgcaaattaaaaaattatgactgtgtaataaaaaataacaagtTAAATGAAGAAGGAAAAGGaataagtaaaaatattattgcaCATATAAAAGGGGAAGGAGTATATGTCGATTTTATACAAGAAATTGGAATACATAGAGTTCAAAGAATTCCGATcaatagtaaaaaaatgcaaacaTCAACTTCTatagttttattatttgatgaaaaacaaacaaaagaaaagcttgaaaaaaaaatgaaaattccaaaaaatgattttataattgaAACGAAAAGATCAGGTGGAGCAGGAGGACAAAGTGTTAACAAGAATGAAACGTGTGTAAAAATTACACATAAGCCtactaatatatttgttgaAGTACAAAAAACATCTAGccaaatacaaaataaaagtatagCTATggatatgataaaaaataaattatataacttttattatgaacaagaaaaaatgaactttttaaaagacaaaaaaaatcaaaaacaaaatggtGATAGAAGTGAAAAAATACGAACTTACAATTTTTCTCATAATACAGTCATAGATCATATTGCTAATGTACAATATACTGGCATTgatcaattttttaaaggaacacaattaattaatttaatcaATAAACGaaaacaattattttatcaaaatatcATCGATGATACTCTGGAGTATTTGTTTTCGTATGTGTGTTAA